A region of [Bacteroides] pectinophilus DNA encodes the following proteins:
- a CDS encoding DUF1385 domain-containing protein: protein MKLSGIGGQAVLEGVMMRNKDKYAIAVRKPDNEIDVVTRQCKSDRNRSKICNVPIIRGVVSFVDSLVLGMSSLTYSSSFYEDPKEQEPTRADNVAKAIFREKLDSVIMTITILFSVILAIALFMVAPYYISRLLAKFIVSQWVLNLIEGLVRVLIFIIYILLISLMSDIKRTFMYHGAEHKCINCIEHGMALTVDNVRASSKEHKRCGTSFIFLVMFISVIFFIFIRMPNPFLQIAVRVLLVPVIAGVSYEVIRWAGSSDSKAVMIVSKPGLWLQKLTTREPDDSMIEVGIKAVEAVFDWKEFLDEYYDGVPDDQIPPEAFYYEDEDGTAYSEAEINEIADDGQEAEELDAEGYLEDEVVDEAEDAYEDESGENDDEPEDYESDEYEDESDDGIEMLDDDYEPDDADETDADEADADADEADSDDDDDDDKQDSDGIEFVDDEEEEEEIGIEMPIFKQRHTEVGRDDR, encoded by the coding sequence ATGAAGCTATCTGGAATTGGCGGTCAGGCAGTCCTTGAGGGTGTTATGATGCGTAATAAAGATAAGTATGCAATAGCTGTGCGTAAGCCGGATAATGAAATAGATGTAGTAACAAGGCAGTGCAAGTCTGACAGGAACCGTAGTAAGATCTGCAATGTTCCTATTATAAGAGGCGTGGTAAGTTTTGTTGATTCACTGGTGCTTGGAATGTCTTCACTTACTTATTCTTCAAGTTTTTACGAAGATCCCAAGGAACAGGAGCCTACCAGGGCGGATAACGTGGCAAAGGCCATATTCAGGGAAAAGCTTGATTCGGTAATTATGACAATCACAATCCTCTTTTCTGTTATTCTTGCAATTGCCCTTTTCATGGTTGCACCATATTATATATCCAGACTTCTTGCAAAGTTCATAGTATCACAGTGGGTGCTTAATCTTATAGAGGGACTTGTAAGAGTGCTTATATTCATTATATACATATTGCTTATATCGCTTATGAGTGATATAAAGCGTACATTTATGTATCATGGTGCAGAACACAAATGTATCAACTGCATCGAACATGGAATGGCACTGACAGTGGATAATGTACGTGCAAGCTCTAAGGAACATAAGAGATGTGGTACAAGCTTTATATTCCTTGTAATGTTTATTAGTGTAATATTTTTTATATTCATCCGGATGCCTAATCCATTTTTACAGATAGCAGTAAGAGTTCTCCTTGTGCCTGTAATTGCCGGTGTTTCTTATGAAGTAATCAGATGGGCAGGAAGCAGTGACAGTAAGGCAGTTATGATAGTCAGCAAGCCGGGACTGTGGCTTCAGAAGCTGACTACAAGAGAACCTGATGATTCCATGATTGAAGTTGGAATAAAGGCAGTCGAGGCTGTATTTGACTGGAAAGAATTCCTTGATGAGTACTACGATGGTGTACCGGATGATCAGATTCCACCGGAAGCATTTTACTATGAGGATGAAGACGGTACTGCATATTCAGAGGCAGAGATTAACGAGATTGCAGATGATGGACAGGAAGCAGAGGAGCTTGATGCTGAAGGTTATCTTGAAGATGAAGTCGTGGATGAAGCTGAAGATGCGTACGAAGATGAGTCTGGTGAAAATGATGACGAGCCGGAAGATTATGAATCAGATGAATACGAAGATGAATCGGATGATGGAATAGAGATGCTGGATGATGATTACGAGCCGGATGATGCAGATGAAACTGATGCGGATGAAGCTGATGCAGATGCGGATGAAGCCGATTCTGATGATGATGATGATGATGACAAGCAGGATTCCGACGGTATTGAGTTTGTCGATGATGAAGAAGAGGAAGAAGAGATTGGCATAGAGATGCCTATATTCAAGCAGAGGCATACGGAAGTAGGCAGAGATGACAGATAG
- the rpmE gene encoding 50S ribosomal protein L31, whose translation MREGIHPEYYQAKVVCNCGNEFVTGSTKPEIHVEVCSKCHPYYTGQQKAASARGRIDKFNKKYGVESK comes from the coding sequence ATGAGAGAAGGAATCCATCCAGAGTACTATCAGGCAAAGGTTGTCTGCAACTGCGGCAACGAGTTCGTAACAGGTTCAACAAAGCCTGAGATTCACGTAGAAGTTTGCTCTAAGTGTCATCCTTATTATACAGGACAGCAGAAGGCTGCTTCAGCACGTGGACGTATCGATAAGTTCAACAAGAAGTATGGTGTTGAGAGCAAGTAA
- a CDS encoding TIGR01212 family radical SAM protein (This family includes YhcC from E. coli K-12, an uncharacterized radical SAM protein.), which yields MYKLALNARMTCPNRDGLIDTRGCIFCSAGGSGDFAGNAPTVTEQIEAGISQVSGKYHGDDYIAYFQAYTNTYAPVEYLRNVYMEAALNSHIRIISIATRPDCLDDGICRLLADINSIKPIWIELGLQTTNCNSVRYIRRGYKNECFADAIMRLRHFHSCEHIIAHMIIGLPGETTADMLATASYISRYADGIKLQLLHILKGTDLADDYAAQHFHLPELDEYIDILEEIIKRLPPGMVVHRLTGDGPKKLLIAPMWSADKKHVLNTINQRFMNDCLIQGSLYRK from the coding sequence ATGTATAAATTAGCCCTGAACGCCCGGATGACATGTCCGAATCGTGATGGGCTAATTGACACGAGAGGCTGCATCTTCTGCAGTGCCGGAGGGTCAGGCGATTTTGCCGGGAATGCACCTACTGTCACAGAGCAGATTGAAGCCGGCATAAGCCAGGTGTCGGGCAAATATCACGGTGACGATTACATTGCGTATTTTCAGGCATATACCAATACATATGCACCTGTCGAATATCTTCGCAATGTATACATGGAGGCTGCACTTAACAGCCATATCCGTATAATTTCGATTGCAACAAGACCCGACTGCCTTGATGATGGGATATGCAGGCTTCTTGCTGATATTAATTCCATCAAACCCATCTGGATTGAACTTGGTCTCCAGACAACCAACTGTAATTCTGTGCGTTATATAAGACGCGGATATAAGAATGAGTGCTTTGCAGATGCCATCATGCGCCTCAGGCATTTTCATTCCTGTGAACATATAATCGCACATATGATAATAGGTCTTCCCGGAGAGACTACAGCTGACATGCTTGCCACTGCTTCGTATATATCCCGGTATGCAGACGGAATAAAGCTCCAGCTTCTTCATATTCTCAAGGGCACTGACCTTGCTGATGACTATGCTGCGCAGCATTTTCACCTTCCGGAGCTTGATGAGTATATTGATATACTCGAGGAGATTATCAAAAGACTTCCGCCAGGCATGGTGGTACACAGACTGACCGGTGACGGTCCAAAGAAGCTTCTCATTGCTCCGATGTGGAGTGCAGATAAAAAACATGTTCTTAACACGATAAACCAAAGATTTATGAATGACTGCCTGATACAGGGTTCATTATATAGAAAGTGA
- the rho gene encoding transcription termination factor Rho, translated as MREKLMTLSLAALRDIAKDKNIKGISSMRKNELIDAIIAASEADGTLKQEEKDKKIDNVQERQQAYEKTAIREEGPDANGILEVMPEGFGFIRCENYLPGENDVYVAPSQIRRFGLKTGDIVQGPKRAKNSGEKFSAIYQIDKVNGLRPEVNMARPAFESLTPIFPNKRIHLEPNSNSVAMRIVDLISPIGMGQRGMIVSQPKAGKTTLLKQIAKAITVNNPDMYLIILLIDERPEEVTDIKESIEGEHVDVIYSTFDELPERHRRVSEMVIERAKRLVEQKKDVIILLDSITRLARAYNLTIQASGRTLSGGLDPAALHMPKRFFGAARNMREGGSLTILATALVDTGSKMDDVIFEEFKGTGNMELVLDRKLSEKRIFPAIDIAKSSTRRDDLLLSHDEYQAMEIARKALSGMRADEAAERILDLFLHTKNNAEFVERVKKNKIF; from the coding sequence ATGAGAGAAAAATTAATGACTTTGTCATTGGCTGCTCTTCGTGATATAGCCAAAGACAAGAATATCAAAGGAATAAGTTCTATGCGTAAGAATGAACTTATCGATGCAATTATTGCTGCAAGTGAAGCTGACGGAACATTGAAGCAGGAAGAGAAAGATAAGAAGATAGATAACGTACAGGAAAGACAGCAGGCGTATGAGAAGACGGCAATCAGGGAAGAAGGACCTGATGCTAACGGTATTCTTGAAGTTATGCCTGAAGGATTTGGTTTTATCAGATGCGAGAATTATCTTCCGGGTGAGAATGATGTATATGTTGCACCATCACAGATCCGCAGATTCGGACTTAAGACAGGAGATATAGTACAGGGACCGAAGCGTGCCAAGAATTCAGGAGAAAAGTTCAGTGCCATCTATCAGATTGATAAAGTTAATGGACTTCGACCTGAGGTCAACATGGCAAGACCGGCATTTGAATCGCTGACACCTATTTTCCCTAATAAGAGGATCCACCTCGAGCCTAATTCCAATTCAGTAGCGATGAGAATAGTAGACCTTATATCTCCTATAGGAATGGGACAGAGAGGTATGATTGTATCACAGCCTAAGGCAGGTAAGACAACACTCCTTAAGCAGATTGCCAAGGCAATTACAGTTAATAATCCGGATATGTATCTTATTATCCTTCTTATTGATGAACGTCCTGAGGAAGTAACGGATATTAAGGAATCAATAGAAGGCGAGCATGTTGATGTCATATATTCAACATTTGACGAGCTTCCGGAGAGACACAGAAGAGTATCTGAGATGGTTATAGAACGTGCCAAGAGACTTGTAGAGCAGAAGAAAGATGTAATTATCCTGCTTGACAGTATAACAAGACTTGCAAGAGCATATAATCTTACAATACAGGCAAGCGGACGAACACTGTCAGGCGGACTTGATCCGGCAGCACTCCATATGCCTAAGAGATTCTTCGGTGCGGCACGTAATATGAGAGAAGGTGGAAGCCTTACTATACTTGCAACGGCGCTTGTGGATACGGGAAGCAAGATGGACGATGTTATATTCGAGGAATTCAAGGGAACCGGCAACATGGAGCTTGTACTTGACCGTAAGCTGTCGGAGAAGAGAATATTTCCTGCAATTGATATAGCAAAATCAAGCACAAGAAGGGATGACCTTCTGTTATCACATGATGAATATCAGGCTATGGAGATAGCAAGAAAAGCTCTCAGTGGAATGCGTGCGGATGAGGCGGCGGAGAGAATTCTTGATCTGTTCCTGCATACGAAGAATAATGCAGAATTCGTTGAGAGAGTAAAGAAAAATAAAATTTTCTAA
- a CDS encoding NADP-dependent malic enzyme, producing the protein MTVNEQALKLHEEWNGKIETTSKCKIASREDLALAYTPGVAEPCKVIAKDKEAAYKYTIKSNTIAVVSDGSAVLGLGNIGPYAAMPVMEGKAVLFKEFGGVNAVPICLDTQDTEEIIRTVAAIAPGFGGINLEDISAPRCFEIETRLKEMLDIPVFHDDQHGTAIVVLAGIINALKVTGKNKEECQVVVNGAGSAGVAITKLLLTYGFRNVTMCDKSGILSKGSEGLNWMQESMMDVTNLTHKTGTLADALKGADIFVGVSAPNIVTADMVASMNHDAILFAMANPVPEIMPDVAKAAGARVVGTGRSDFPNQVNNVVAFPGIFKGALEGRAKQITEKMKLAAANAIAGLVADNELSDVNILPEAFDPRVADVVSRAVMDNIED; encoded by the coding sequence ATGACAGTTAATGAACAGGCTCTTAAGTTACACGAAGAGTGGAATGGGAAGATTGAGACTACAAGCAAATGCAAAATTGCATCAAGAGAGGATCTTGCACTTGCATATACTCCCGGCGTTGCCGAACCGTGTAAGGTGATAGCAAAAGACAAGGAAGCTGCATATAAGTACACTATCAAGTCCAATACAATTGCTGTCGTATCTGATGGCAGTGCCGTTCTCGGACTCGGCAACATAGGTCCTTACGCAGCAATGCCTGTTATGGAAGGTAAAGCTGTTCTTTTCAAAGAGTTCGGTGGAGTCAATGCCGTTCCAATCTGTCTTGATACTCAGGACACTGAAGAGATTATCAGGACTGTAGCTGCAATAGCTCCCGGATTTGGTGGTATCAACCTTGAAGATATATCTGCTCCACGCTGCTTTGAGATTGAGACACGTCTTAAGGAGATGCTTGATATTCCTGTATTCCATGATGACCAGCACGGAACAGCAATTGTTGTTCTCGCAGGTATAATCAATGCGCTTAAGGTTACCGGCAAGAATAAGGAAGAGTGCCAGGTTGTTGTCAATGGTGCAGGTTCTGCCGGCGTTGCAATCACTAAGCTTCTTCTCACCTATGGATTCAGGAATGTGACCATGTGCGATAAGAGCGGCATCTTAAGCAAGGGCAGCGAAGGTCTTAACTGGATGCAGGAATCAATGATGGATGTTACCAACCTTACACATAAGACAGGTACTCTTGCCGACGCACTTAAGGGTGCTGATATATTTGTCGGTGTATCTGCTCCTAATATCGTAACTGCTGATATGGTAGCTTCAATGAACCACGATGCTATCCTCTTTGCAATGGCTAATCCTGTTCCTGAGATTATGCCTGATGTGGCCAAGGCTGCCGGTGCAAGAGTTGTCGGAACAGGCCGAAGCGATTTCCCTAACCAGGTTAACAACGTAGTTGCTTTTCCGGGAATATTCAAGGGTGCGCTTGAAGGACGTGCAAAGCAGATTACAGAAAAGATGAAGCTTGCAGCAGCTAATGCAATTGCAGGTCTTGTAGCTGACAATGAGCTCAGTGATGTAAACATCCTTCCTGAGGCTTTTGACCCTCGTGTTGCAGATGTTGTATCCAGGGCTGTAATGGATAACATTGAAGACTAA
- a CDS encoding aminopeptidase has product MYNDNLEERYELAVDRVKDIIEVCDREISGEFVSYFRNVAKFIMKMDELKSLIDGNVIDKMSMEELEMLNRKLYSDVADENYETSFANPAYAVSVMGELYGRILSFLYVELRGLIVYAYEKRMADMTAAVELFVEIYCLFTADVRPKYKEIYDTVYWYVSDYSDVTIEERVAEQLDVTKSFAVDIIMNSDLSDLRYLYRFGEYITDNEIETAKYLNSLSQEEIDAMASTYTEGFRIGFVIGNKDLTRKSIVNIRYCIGFERVVKAAILQFEKMGLKPSIYRAAVNTINKRMNAKIGYYSTSPNKQMDYDHRFDNALYLDNDFVVRKLGALKAAYEKYKTEAAAFAGPAVIEVFGEKPFAPVNKKEALKLDERQQKLSVKYDSESGRLVNEYIKGEERSFTIIAYPIPEIADTIDEYRKIFAETVRINTLDYDKYKRIQQSIIDVLDKAQHVVVKGCNGNKTDMKVSLMPIGDPAKQTIFENCLADVNIPLGEVFTSPRLKGTEGTLNVSRVYLNGLLYKNLTLKFRDGMVEDYVCDNFDNSIDVDDEGNAINKNKSYIRENILFNHDTLPIGEFAIGTNTTAYVMANRYDIVGKLPILIVEKMGPHFAVGDTCYTWAEDVAVYNPDGKEIISRDNEITLLRKTEPEKAYFNCHTDITIPYDEIGEISAVMSDGSKVQIIADGRFVLEGTEELNRPFDEEADEA; this is encoded by the coding sequence ATGTATAATGACAATCTGGAAGAGAGATATGAGCTTGCTGTTGATCGCGTGAAGGATATTATTGAGGTATGTGACAGGGAGATAAGCGGAGAGTTTGTGTCATACTTTAGAAATGTTGCGAAGTTCATTATGAAGATGGATGAACTTAAGTCGCTGATAGATGGCAATGTCATTGATAAGATGAGCATGGAAGAGCTTGAGATGCTCAACAGGAAGCTTTACAGTGATGTGGCTGACGAGAACTATGAGACAAGCTTTGCCAATCCGGCATATGCCGTAAGCGTAATGGGCGAGCTGTACGGAAGAATACTTTCATTCCTGTACGTTGAATTAAGAGGTCTTATTGTGTATGCGTATGAGAAGAGAATGGCTGACATGACAGCGGCCGTTGAACTTTTTGTGGAGATATACTGCCTGTTTACTGCTGATGTCCGTCCAAAATATAAAGAAATATATGATACAGTATACTGGTATGTAAGTGATTACAGTGATGTTACGATTGAGGAGCGTGTTGCTGAGCAGCTCGATGTTACGAAGTCATTTGCAGTAGATATAATAATGAATTCGGATTTAAGTGACCTGAGATATCTCTACAGATTCGGTGAGTATATAACAGACAATGAGATTGAGACTGCAAAGTATCTTAATTCGCTTTCACAGGAAGAGATTGATGCAATGGCATCAACTTATACGGAAGGCTTTAGAATCGGCTTTGTCATTGGCAATAAGGATCTTACCAGGAAGAGCATTGTCAATATAAGATACTGCATCGGATTTGAACGTGTTGTAAAGGCTGCAATACTTCAGTTTGAAAAGATGGGACTTAAGCCGAGCATATACAGGGCAGCAGTCAACACGATTAACAAACGCATGAATGCAAAGATTGGTTATTACTCAACAAGCCCTAATAAGCAGATGGATTATGACCACAGATTTGATAATGCGCTGTATCTTGATAATGATTTTGTGGTAAGAAAGCTTGGTGCGCTTAAGGCAGCTTATGAAAAGTATAAGACAGAGGCAGCTGCATTTGCAGGACCTGCTGTAATAGAAGTGTTTGGTGAGAAGCCGTTCGCTCCTGTGAATAAAAAGGAAGCGCTTAAGCTTGATGAGAGGCAGCAGAAGCTTTCTGTTAAGTATGACAGTGAATCCGGCAGACTTGTAAATGAATATATAAAGGGAGAAGAACGCAGTTTTACGATTATTGCCTATCCGATTCCTGAGATTGCAGATACGATTGATGAATACAGAAAGATATTTGCAGAAACGGTCAGAATCAATACTCTTGATTATGACAAATATAAGCGTATACAGCAGAGCATAATTGATGTTCTGGATAAAGCGCAGCATGTTGTTGTTAAGGGCTGTAATGGCAATAAGACAGATATGAAGGTTAGTCTTATGCCAATCGGGGATCCTGCAAAGCAGACGATATTTGAGAACTGCCTTGCCGATGTGAACATTCCGCTTGGAGAAGTATTTACATCACCAAGACTTAAGGGAACTGAAGGAACACTTAATGTGAGCCGTGTCTACCTTAACGGGCTTCTCTATAAGAACCTTACACTTAAGTTCAGGGATGGAATGGTAGAGGATTACGTATGTGACAACTTTGACAATTCGATAGATGTAGATGACGAAGGTAATGCAATCAATAAGAATAAGAGTTACATCCGTGAGAACATTCTCTTTAATCATGATACACTCCCAATTGGAGAGTTCGCAATAGGAACTAATACGACGGCGTATGTCATGGCCAACAGATATGATATTGTCGGCAAGCTCCCTATCCTTATAGTTGAGAAGATGGGACCGCATTTTGCCGTGGGCGACACGTGTTATACATGGGCGGAGGATGTTGCTGTCTATAATCCGGACGGTAAAGAGATTATATCACGCGATAATGAGATAACTCTTTTGCGTAAGACAGAGCCGGAGAAGGCGTATTTTAACTGTCACACGGATATTACAATACCGTATGATGAGATTGGCGAGATAAGTGCTGTTATGTCTGACGGAAGTAAGGTACAGATAATTGCTGACGGAAGATTTGTACTTGAAGGAACAGAAGAACTTAACAGACCGTTTGACGAGGAAGCAGATGAAGCTTAG
- the fliB gene encoding flagellin lysine-N-methylase has product MKLRVPDYYKEFRCIDKDCTDTCCAGWEVDVDEEAYAYYETVGGEFGKRLASVMSREGGCHFILKPDKDCPFLNATGLCDLYTELGEDKLCETCAMYPRFVEEYGNIREMGIALSCKTAANLILTYEGKAGFETMEDGKPLTSYNDIEPEFYFALMQSRRVAYAIVQNRAYDIRERIAVLMHYAEKLQKSINVHRYSYIHEINAMYTVPGDDIYADVRTEKFDEVIAKLRRKYTDWSGAKKKSMPNACGYYKHTGSLLAIFDSMEMVKGEFHEFIAADRDSFGRMHDAVDASLTDVKNYISSVRRFWASYPECNMQYEHVMVYYIFRYFLKAVYDYDLLGKVKLAVTGYLMVVEMDVVRFIKKDYTMQLTDQIEITHLYSREVEHSDENFAQLDEMYGTAEEFGCERLYRSVLAPLE; this is encoded by the coding sequence ATGAAGCTTAGAGTACCTGATTATTACAAAGAATTCAGATGCATTGACAAGGACTGTACGGATACATGCTGTGCCGGATGGGAAGTTGATGTTGATGAAGAAGCATATGCATATTATGAGACAGTTGGAGGCGAGTTCGGTAAAAGGCTCGCTTCTGTAATGTCAAGAGAAGGCGGATGCCATTTTATCTTAAAACCTGATAAAGACTGTCCATTCCTTAATGCAACAGGTCTTTGTGACCTTTATACGGAACTTGGAGAGGATAAGCTGTGTGAGACATGTGCGATGTATCCGAGATTTGTGGAGGAATATGGCAATATACGTGAGATGGGAATAGCATTGTCATGTAAGACTGCTGCTAATCTGATACTTACTTATGAAGGCAAAGCCGGCTTTGAGACAATGGAGGATGGCAAGCCACTTACATCGTATAACGATATAGAACCAGAATTTTATTTTGCACTTATGCAGTCGCGCAGAGTTGCTTATGCAATTGTACAGAACCGTGCGTATGATATCAGAGAGAGAATAGCGGTACTTATGCATTACGCTGAGAAGCTGCAGAAGAGCATTAATGTACACAGATATTCATATATTCATGAGATTAATGCAATGTACACTGTTCCAGGTGATGACATCTATGCAGATGTGAGGACTGAGAAGTTTGATGAGGTCATTGCAAAGCTCAGACGCAAATATACAGATTGGTCGGGGGCTAAGAAAAAGAGTATGCCGAATGCATGCGGATATTATAAGCATACCGGTAGTCTGCTTGCTATATTTGACAGCATGGAGATGGTTAAGGGTGAGTTTCATGAGTTTATAGCGGCAGACAGAGACAGCTTTGGACGCATGCACGATGCCGTTGATGCTTCATTGACTGATGTTAAGAACTACATAAGTTCTGTGAGAAGGTTCTGGGCTTCATATCCTGAGTGTAACATGCAGTATGAGCATGTAATGGTATATTACATTTTCAGATATTTCCTTAAGGCGGTCTATGATTATGACCTGCTTGGCAAAGTTAAGCTTGCGGTTACAGGATATCTTATGGTTGTTGAGATGGATGTTGTAAGATTTATAAAAAAAGATTACACAATGCAGCTTACAGACCAGATTGAGATAACACATCTTTATTCACGCGAAGTTGAACATTCAGATGAGAACTTCGCGCAACTGGATGAGATGTACGGCACGGCTGAAGAGTTCGGGTGTGAAAGACTGTACAGGTCTGTACTTGCACCTTTGGAATAG
- a CDS encoding DUF4364 family protein: MPSDSMTLYKLMILYMLSRVNFPLNNNQISEFMLSNNYTDYFTLQEVLNDLTESNFIAADVYRNTTQYHLTEEGTDTIAFFNTRISNAIKDDIEQYLTDNKYELKNEVGTIADFYRSTNQDYIVHCQVKEGDSTLIELSLSVPLEEQANAMCSKWKDASQEIYDFIMHKLM, encoded by the coding sequence ATGCCTTCTGATTCGATGACGCTATATAAACTTATGATTTTGTATATGTTAAGCAGAGTTAACTTTCCGCTGAATAATAATCAGATTTCGGAATTCATGCTCTCTAATAACTACACTGATTATTTTACACTTCAGGAAGTTCTTAATGACCTGACAGAGTCCAACTTTATAGCCGCCGATGTATACCGCAACACTACGCAGTATCATCTTACAGAGGAAGGCACTGACACAATTGCATTTTTCAACACACGTATCTCTAACGCAATCAAGGATGATATCGAGCAGTATCTTACCGATAACAAATACGAACTCAAGAATGAGGTTGGCACTATCGCCGACTTTTACCGCTCAACCAATCAGGACTACATCGTTCACTGCCAAGTAAAAGAAGGAGACTCAACCCTTATTGAGCTGAGTCTCTCTGTGCCTCTTGAAGAACAGGCTAACGCCATGTGTTCCAAATGGAAAGACGCCAGTCAGGAAATATATGATTTTATAATGCACAAGCTTATGTAA
- the prmC gene encoding peptide chain release factor N(5)-glutamine methyltransferase → MTDSTAPKLTYRQMCHNGAAILADAGITDAEYDSFALLEYITGMDRTAYILNGSKSVPEDIAERYDAVIDRRSSHIPLQHITGQAWFYGRGFNVNSDVLVPRQDTEVLVSEALKVINAKDSVLDMCTGSGCIIITLALEKKLGRALGADISEAALKVASGNREKLGADDVTFVKSNIFSDINVNDDELFDVIVSNPPYIATGEIETLTEEVRIHDPYIALDGLEDGLHFYREITQQSMNYIKSGGWLLYEIGCTQAHDVSDIMSEYGYSNIKVIKDLAGLDRVVMGQRL, encoded by the coding sequence ATGACAGATAGTACCGCACCGAAGCTGACATACAGACAGATGTGTCATAATGGTGCCGCAATACTTGCAGATGCCGGAATTACGGATGCGGAGTATGACAGCTTTGCACTGCTGGAGTATATTACAGGAATGGACAGGACTGCATATATCCTTAATGGGAGCAAATCAGTCCCCGAAGATATAGCTGAGCGTTATGACGCTGTTATTGACAGACGTTCATCGCATATCCCGTTGCAGCATATTACAGGGCAGGCATGGTTCTACGGACGCGGCTTTAATGTAAACAGTGATGTGCTGGTTCCGCGTCAGGACACAGAGGTGCTTGTATCAGAGGCGTTAAAAGTAATTAATGCCAAAGATTCAGTACTCGATATGTGTACAGGATCCGGCTGCATTATAATAACGCTTGCTCTGGAGAAGAAGCTCGGACGTGCTTTAGGAGCAGATATATCTGAGGCTGCGCTTAAGGTCGCCTCGGGTAACAGGGAAAAGCTTGGGGCAGATGATGTTACATTTGTAAAAAGCAACATTTTCTCTGATATAAATGTTAATGATGATGAATTGTTTGATGTAATAGTGTCGAATCCTCCGTATATTGCTACCGGAGAGATTGAGACACTCACTGAAGAGGTGAGAATTCATGATCCGTATATAGCACTAGACGGATTAGAGGATGGACTGCACTTTTACAGGGAGATAACACAGCAGTCCATGAATTACATTAAGTCAGGCGGATGGCTGCTGTATGAGATTGGCTGCACGCAGGCGCATGATGTCAGTGATATAATGTCAGAATATGGTTATAGTAATATAAAAGTTATAAAAGACCTTGCAGGTCTTGACCGTGTGGTTATGGGTCAGAGATTATAA
- a CDS encoding DUF6142 family protein translates to MRLFKRYKFSDKQQSLGGTISTLMGLGALAILIYGIRLSFLVQGHAGAYVGSLALCSLLLSCVGCGIGLISFREEDKFYSLSKAGSLLCGMIAIFMIAVLLMGI, encoded by the coding sequence ATGAGATTATTTAAAAGATATAAATTCTCAGATAAGCAGCAGTCATTGGGCGGAACTATTTCAACATTGATGGGGCTTGGAGCATTAGCAATACTGATATATGGGATACGTCTGTCGTTTCTGGTGCAGGGACATGCAGGGGCATATGTCGGAAGTCTGGCATTGTGCAGCCTGCTGTTGTCATGCGTAGGATGCGGTATAGGACTTATCAGTTTCAGGGAAGAGGATAAGTTTTATTCACTTTCTAAGGCCGGCTCACTCCTGTGCGGTATGATTGCAATATTTATGATTGCAGTGCTGCTTATGGGAATATAG